The window CGATGATTCTTTATCGGTACTGTTAAGGTAAAATAGGGAAGATATAAGGCATCATCACGATATCTGTCAGTATCATTTTCATACCAGTAATATCCCTTATTTATTGCAGATGATAAGGTTACATTATTGGCTGTTACTAATAAACTGGGATTATCCTGGTTACAATTGATCCTATAAAGATCCGAAATTCCCGTATCTCCCATTCCTAATCCATACACATCATTATTATAATTATGCAAAGGTGTACCTAAAGGCGCAAACACTGAATTACCAAGGAGATATACTCCTGTTACCATGGCAAGGATAAGACTTCTGACTTTCATTATTAATCCTTCTAAATTACTTTTTTTCAAGATAATCCAATTTATGATTTCTTCACAGCTTGTCAATTCATTATCCTTTCCCGAATTGTTCTTGAGAATTATTAGCTATTATCCCTGATGGTTATATACTTAAGATGGTTTTTACTACTTCAATAATAATAATTTAGTTGTACCCTCTGAATCTGCTGAAATCATATGGCAAAAATATATTCCACTACCAACTTTCTGATTATTCATATTGCACCCATCCCAGAAGATTGTATTTCCAACAGTGCCACTGACCTGGTATTCCCACACTTTCTGACCCTTAATATTGTAAACAGTCAATATCCCCTCTTCTTCTACCCCGGAATAGCAGATATTTGTTCCCCCGCTTCTGCCATCCAAAGTAAAGGGATTTGGATAATTATAAAGCTGGATGCCAGACACATTTTCCACGATCATATCTTGCTCATTTTCTACTGCTGGCTCCTGATCCAGATATATATCCCATTCTGTAAATTCTCCTCCACTCACACTAATTGCATCTATCTGCATTTCTGCATAAAATGGAGTATCAGTAATCAGATCATAAAGCCCGTCTGCCAGGCTGATCCTGTAATAGCCCGTACTATCAGTGAAGTCAAAACTACATATTTCATCCGCATCTCTCACTAAGGCATAAGATAATATCTCTCCACTCTCTTCTGCATACACATATCCCTCTATTCCGCCTAAACCTGGTGAACCGTATTCAAGCGCCCCAATATCGATAACGGCATTGCCATCTCCATCTCCATCCCAGACCCTGCCGGCATAGTCATAATCATAAAACGGATATTCCTCTTCTGCATATCCCGCATCAATACACACTGAGCCTGGCAATAAATGAAAATCTCCTCCAGCTGCATCCACAAAAACGTCATCCTCATCCAAATCCACATCTATGATATTACCACCCAGATCAATAATACTGATAGGAATATTAAAATCCATCAGACAATTCTGCACAGCAGGATTAAACACTGGCTCATTACCATTGGTCACAACAGGATGCAAGCAATCCAGATAGATATTATTTCTGAATGCAGTCCAGATCATTGAGTAACTTGCTTCATGATTCAAGGCATATTCTGCCCCGATGATTACATTATTATATAATGACGTGTTGTAAGAAGGCTGTAATCCCATCCCACTGCAATTCCTTGCCACATTATTGTATATCTCGGAATAGCCCCGAAATTCTATAAGTGAACTGCTTACATAGTTATTAAAAAACTTCACATCACCATTCCAGGAGGAATTCCCTATCTCCATCACAGTATTAGTTACCCTGTTATTAAAGAAGTAAAAATTGCCGTAATCTAAATCTATATTTATAGTTATCATATTACTAAACAAGTTATTTGCTAATATTGCATCTGCGTCTTCTACTTCTAATTCTTCTATTCCTCCCATTGTCCCAAAAGCAGTGCCCCAGTCATTATCGCATATATACATCGGTAATTCCTGATCATTATTATACGGGTAATAACGGTATTCTTCTCTAAAGGTATTATTAACCAGACAATATCCTCCACCTCCTATCCTGATAAACTTGCATTCAAAGTAATTATCAGCTACCAGAGTTTGATCATTACCCAAATCTGTTTCGATTATTATCGATTCTCCCCACCCGCTGTTTCCCCAATAGGATTGAGTTACTCCCGGTATCTCAGTCATAAAATAATTACTCCTGATTATGATCCGTGAATTTGCCGGACCGCTGTATCTTTTTTGGTAATTGCAGCAATTATTATAAAAGTAATTGTTCTCCAGTATCACGTCCCTGCTATATGATGTGATAGCACCCTGCCAGTAATAAACCATTGGCAGCCAGGATTCAGATGAATGCTCTATCCGGCAATAACGAAATATTACCGGATTGACCTCATTTATCATAGCAATCACTCCCCAGTGATAATAAAGCGAATCAGGCTCTCGTGTGAAACAGATACTGTCACTTTCTGTCCCCTCACAAACAAGTGAACCATAAATAATCAGATTTGCTGTATGTTCTGGCTCTGAAATGTCCGCATGTGCCAGATAATCATCATGATCATACATCCGCATTGCCTTCATAAACACTTCCACCCCTGGCTCTATCGTCAAGGTCACCCCTTCAGTAACAGTTACATCTCCAGTTACATGATAAGGACTGGCATCAGCACTCCAAACAGTATCCTCATCAATTATCCCCTCTACATCCACACCCCAAATTACCCCAACAAAAATCAACATTAAACCAACAATTAATTCTTTCATAAAATCCCCACTAAGTTATTGAGTTAAGACACTGTACACGGTGGATTGACTTAAGAACGACCGTTGCACCATACCCCGCTAAGCAGGAGTTGTAACGGTACTCCGGATAAGACTTCTGGCGACAGTTTCCCCTCTCGGTCGTCCAGAACTCCTACCCCGAGTACGGTTCAGAAGTTCTGACTTAGATTGGAATACTCCAGCTAAACCAATCATAAGACTCTCCTCTCCTATCCGTGTTAATCCGTGAAATCTGTGGCTCATATCTTCACTTCTCACTATTACCCTATTTCATCAAT is drawn from Candidatus Stygibacter australis and contains these coding sequences:
- a CDS encoding T9SS type A sorting domain-containing protein, whose translation is MKELIVGLMLIFVGVIWGVDVEGIIDEDTVWSADASPYHVTGDVTVTEGVTLTIEPGVEVFMKAMRMYDHDDYLAHADISEPEHTANLIIYGSLVCEGTESDSICFTREPDSLYYHWGVIAMINEVNPVIFRYCRIEHSSESWLPMVYYWQGAITSYSRDVILENNYFYNNCCNYQKRYSGPANSRIIIRSNYFMTEIPGVTQSYWGNSGWGESIIIETDLGNDQTLVADNYFECKFIRIGGGGYCLVNNTFREEYRYYPYNNDQELPMYICDNDWGTAFGTMGGIEELEVEDADAILANNLFSNMITINIDLDYGNFYFFNNRVTNTVMEIGNSSWNGDVKFFNNYVSSSLIEFRGYSEIYNNVARNCSGMGLQPSYNTSLYNNVIIGAEYALNHEASYSMIWTAFRNNIYLDCLHPVVTNGNEPVFNPAVQNCLMDFNIPISIIDLGGNIIDVDLDEDDVFVDAAGGDFHLLPGSVCIDAGYAEEEYPFYDYDYAGRVWDGDGDGNAVIDIGALEYGSPGLGGIEGYVYAEESGEILSYALVRDADEICSFDFTDSTGYYRISLADGLYDLITDTPFYAEMQIDAISVSGGEFTEWDIYLDQEPAVENEQDMIVENVSGIQLYNYPNPFTLDGRSGGTNICYSGVEEEGILTVYNIKGQKVWEYQVSGTVGNTIFWDGCNMNNQKVGSGIYFCHMISADSEGTTKLLLLK